A part of Salvelinus alpinus chromosome 5, SLU_Salpinus.1, whole genome shotgun sequence genomic DNA contains:
- the LOC139576947 gene encoding E3 ubiquitin-protein ligase RNF10-like produces the protein MEKNTNSNKVPPRSSSTGPTAGESKPKTDGKNNGSSKRYSRKREPSLPKSDSFPGPHRTNSQKSKNFDKRPTQRGEARQYGITGGGRREEVAECRRAEFSPAQFAGPKKISLNHLLNFTFEPRGGHGGLGGEKHSCWGRHNKWGHKHKPFNKELFLQANCQFVVTDDQDYKAHFTDPDTLVNWDCVQQVRIYSHEVPSCPICLYPPVAAHITRCGHIFCWPCMLHYLSLSDKSWSKCPICYESVHSDDLKSVVAMETRQYTVGDLITMRLMRREKGALVAMPTSQWVKVEEPICFGDVHLSPYSKLLLASQEQVLGLVAEERFVLQAQLTQEEDATACFIQSALCSLQEREEALLKHQKACTKDNLELSSLTLADPPSPEEEVVTIFSSTKPVLQYSSAFDDEVAEVPEEDPEDAPGEEPELPEGLLERVLEESTEASGDAAPEPQPAEENSPSQAETMRPQTSEHGPSYYFYQAEDCQQMFLHPVNVRCLLREYGSLEASPHTITATVVEIEGQTITEEIRRRHRYLAHLPLTCEFSICELALHPPTLSKETLDSFADDLEKRKRLRQKKARDEKRRERRIEMEENKKQGKYPEVHIGLENFQQFPAFGSPLHNGSPPVYPDFLLAPPSFLSSSPVSDGLMFPSLSGHSPVPSVGSVEDDSNCMSFAQMLRDGKARADAGQWTTSKKVADSDGESDGESSRVPVPSFQNSFSQAFEEALLQHQGPTAPTQPLVIPEEKGGKRKKKQKQKLLFSTSMVHTK, from the exons ATGGAGAAGAATACAAACAGCAACAAGGTTCCGCCCCGTTCGAGTTCTACAGGCCCAACAGCTGGTGAATCTAAACCGAAAACAG ATGGTAAGAATAATGGAAGCTCTAAGCGCTACAGCCGCAAGCGAGAGCCCTCCCTTCCCAAGAGTGACAGTTTCCCTGGCCCTCATCGCACCAATTCACAGAAAAGCAAGAATTTTGACAAGAGGCCCACCCAGAGAGGTGAAGCCCGGCAGTATGGCATTACAGGTGGAGGAAGACGTGAAGAG GTAGCAGAGTGCCGCCGGGCCGAGTTCAGCCCGGCTCAGTTTGCTGGACCCAAAAAGATCAGTTTGAACCACTTGCTCAACTTCACGTTTGAGCCTCGTGGGGGCCATGGTGGCCTAGGAGGAGAGAAACACTCCTGCTGGGGCCGCCACAACAAGTGGGGCCACAAGCATAAGCCCTTCAACAAGGAGCTTTTCCTCCAGGCCAA CTGCCAGTTTGTGGTGACTGATGACCAGGACTACAAGGCTCACTTCACTGACCCAGACACTCTTGTGAACTGGGACTGTGTGCAGCAAGTG CGTATCTACAGTCATGAGGTTCCCTCCTGCCCCATCTGCCTCTACCCCCCTGTAGCGGCCCATATCACCCGCTGTGGCCACATCTTCTGCTGGCCATGCATGCTGCACTACCTGTCTCTCAGTGACAAGAGCTGGTCAAAGTGCCCCATCTGTTATGAGTCTGTACACTCTGACGACCTCaaaag tgtggttgcgatggAGACCAGGCAGTATACAGTTGGTGATCTCATCACCATGCGCCTAATGCGAAGGGAGAAGGGGGCTCTGGTGGCCATGCCCACCTCGCAGTGGGTGAAGGTGGAGGAGCCTATTTGCTTTGGAG atgtgcaTCTGAGCCCGTACTCCAAGCTGCTGCTTGCCTCTCAAGAGCAGGTACTGGGCCTGGTGGCTGAGGAGAGGTTTGTTTTGCAGGCTCAGCTCACCCAGGAGGAGGATGCCACAGCCTGCTTCATCCAGAGCGCCCTGTGCAGTCTCCAG GAGCGAGAGGAGGCTCTGCTGAAGCACCAAAAGGCATGTACTAAGGACAACTTAGAACTGTCAAGTCTCACTCTGGCAGACCCCCCCTCCCCTGAGGAGGAAGTAGTGACAATCTTCAGCAGTACCAAG CCGGTGCTGCAATACTCCTCTGCATTTGATGATGAGGTAGCAGAGGTTCCAGAGGAGGACCCAGAGGATGCGCCTGGTGAGGAACCAGAGCTCCCGGAAGGGCTCCTGGAGagagtgctggaggagtccaCTGAGGCCTCTGGGGATGCAGCTCCAGAGCCCCAGCCTGCTGAGGAGAACTCTCCCAGCCAGGCTGAAACAATGCGCCCCCAAACCTCAGAGCATGGTCCCTCCTATTACTTCTACCAAG CGGAGGACTGCCAGCAGATGTTTTTGCACCCAGTGAACGTGCGCTGTCTGCTGCGGGAGTACGGCAGCCTGGAGGCCAGCCCTCACACCATCACTGCCACTGTGGTGGAGATTGAGGGGCAGACTATCACAGAG GAGATTCGCCGTCGACACCGCTACCTGGCTCACCTGCCGCTCACCTGTGAGTTCAGCATCTGTGAGCTGGCCCTGCATCCTCCCACCCTGTCCAAAGAGACCCTGGACAGCTTTGCAG ATGACTTGGAGAAAAGAAAGCGTCTTAGACAAAAGAAAGCAAGGGATGAGAAGCGTAGGGAGAGGCGTATTGAGATGGAggagaacaagaagcaggggaAAT atcCAGAGGTGCATATTGGGCTGGAGAATTTTCAGCAGTTCCCGGCATTTGGATCACCACTTCACAATGGCAGTCCACCTGTGTACCCTGACTTTCTGTTAGCCCCTCCCTCATTCCTCAGCAGCAGCCCTGTCTCTG ATGGGCTGATGTTCCCCAGTCTGAGTGGACACAGCCCTGTGCCCAGCGTGGGCAGTGTGGAGGATGACTCTAACTGCATGTCGTTCGCTCAG ATGCTGAGAGATGGGAAAGCCAGGGCAGATGCTGGGCAATGGACCACCTCAAAGAAAG TGGCAGATAGCgatggagagagtgatggagagagtagCCGGGTCCCAGTTCCCAGCTTCCAGAACTCTTTCAGCCAGGCCTTCGAGGAGGCACTCCTGCAGCACCAAGGTCCAACTGCTCCAACCCAGCCGTTGGTCATCCCTG AGGAAAAGGGAGGGAAAAGGAagaagaaacagaaacagaagctTCTATTCAGCACCTCCATGGTTCACACAAAGTAG